The Bacillota bacterium genome has a window encoding:
- a CDS encoding aminopeptidase P family protein encodes MDSRLKRFRALLKEQSLDAYIVLKPENRRYLSGFTGSSGILVIGHEDAALVTDFRYMTQAKEELRPGFRVEKHEKEIAPAIAGVVKGLGAKTVGFESDYLTWNLHEKLASELGAEIQLLPREGLVESLRIVKDQSEIERISRAARLGDEAFSHILGFMRPGMSEIDVALELEWFMRKNGADKMGFDVIVASGHRGALPHGKPSTKKLVPGDLVVMDFGAMMDGYCADMTRTVGIGKIDARAKEIYDIVRKAQQAGLDALKAGLTGQEADQASRKVIIEAGYGDYFGHALGHGVGLAVHELPRLSESYPVALPEGTVVTVEPGIYIPDWVGVRIEDLVVVHGDGPEILTHSTKDLIEIG; translated from the coding sequence ATGGACAGTCGCTTGAAGAGATTTCGTGCCCTGCTAAAGGAACAAAGCCTTGACGCTTATATTGTCTTGAAGCCGGAGAACCGACGTTATCTGAGCGGTTTCACTGGCTCGTCGGGCATATTGGTCATTGGCCATGAGGATGCCGCTCTGGTGACTGATTTTAGATATATGACTCAGGCAAAAGAGGAGTTGCGCCCAGGGTTTCGAGTCGAAAAACACGAAAAGGAGATAGCGCCCGCTATTGCCGGGGTGGTGAAGGGCCTTGGCGCGAAGACTGTTGGGTTTGAGTCGGATTATCTCACATGGAACCTTCACGAGAAGCTGGCATCCGAATTAGGCGCCGAGATACAGCTTTTGCCCAGAGAGGGGCTTGTTGAATCCCTTCGCATTGTGAAAGATCAATCCGAGATCGAGAGAATATCTAGGGCGGCTAGGCTCGGAGACGAGGCATTTTCACATATCCTTGGCTTTATGAGGCCGGGTATGTCCGAAATCGATGTTGCGCTGGAGCTAGAATGGTTCATGCGCAAGAATGGTGCCGACAAGATGGGGTTCGACGTGATAGTGGCTTCCGGGCATAGAGGCGCGCTGCCCCATGGCAAACCATCCACCAAGAAATTGGTTCCCGGCGATTTGGTGGTAATGGATTTTGGCGCTATGATGGACGGATATTGCGCTGATATGACCAGGACAGTGGGTATTGGCAAGATTGACGCCAGGGCGAAGGAAATATACGATATTGTGCGTAAGGCGCAGCAGGCCGGGCTTGATGCCTTGAAGGCAGGTCTTACAGGACAGGAGGCCGATCAGGCTTCACGAAAGGTCATCATTGAAGCTGGATATGGTGATTATTTCGGTCATGCTCTCGGTCATGGAGTCGGGTTGGCCGTACATGAGCTTCCGCGGTTATCTGAGTCATATCCTGTCGCCTTGCCTGAAGGGACAGTAGTCACCGTGGAACCCGGGATCTATATTCCAGATTGGGTAGGGGTACGAATAGAGGATCTTGTAGTCGTCCATGGAGATGGCCCTGAAATCCTTACACATTCAACGAAGGATCTCATAGAAATTGGCTAA
- the gmk gene encoding guanylate kinase produces the protein MVLRRSRGFLIVLSGPSGAGKNTIVGEVLGRVPDLRYSISASTRPPRPGEVDGVNYFFLSEKEFEQRVKSGDFLEWATVYGHRYGTPRKYIEKMTASGQDVILDIDIQGAMKIKKTWEDAVFVFLLPPSLSELEKRLILRGSDTEEVVRHRLSCAREELEAVFDYDYVIVNDDKEKAVSALMNIIYAERCRVKRCECREFIDDLRR, from the coding sequence CTGGTTCTCAGACGGAGCCGCGGTTTCTTGATAGTGCTGTCGGGTCCCTCAGGGGCAGGCAAGAATACGATCGTAGGTGAGGTTCTCGGCAGAGTGCCAGATTTGAGGTATTCAATTTCTGCCTCCACTCGGCCGCCCCGTCCTGGTGAGGTTGATGGTGTGAACTACTTTTTTTTATCTGAGAAGGAGTTCGAGCAGAGGGTCAAATCGGGGGACTTTCTTGAATGGGCTACCGTATATGGGCATCGATATGGAACCCCGAGGAAGTACATAGAAAAGATGACGGCGTCAGGTCAGGATGTCATACTAGACATAGACATCCAGGGAGCGATGAAGATAAAGAAGACATGGGAAGACGCGGTTTTCGTCTTTCTTTTGCCTCCCAGTCTCTCTGAGCTGGAAAAGAGGCTTATCTTGCGGGGTTCTGACACTGAGGAGGTCGTAAGGCACCGGCTTTCTTGTGCCAGGGAGGAGCTCGAGGCGGTTTTTGATTATGATTATGTTATTGTTAATGATGATAAGGAAAAGGCAGTATCCGCCTTGATGAATATCATCTATGCAGAGAGGTGCAGGGTAAAGAGGTGTGAATGCAGGGAATTTATTGATGATCTCAGAAGGTAA
- the efp gene encoding elongation factor P, whose protein sequence is MISTNDFKTGVTIEVEGEVYQVVDFQHVKPGKGSAFVRSRLKNVKTGHVIERTFRAGEKLPRAHIDYREMQYLYSSDDDYYFMDTATYEQMTLNKEKLGDAVKYLKENMVLGILMYEGAPIGVELPNFVDLKVVETDPGVRGDTAQGGSKPARLETGAVVQVPLFINTGDLIRVDTRTDQYLERL, encoded by the coding sequence ATGATAAGCACAAATGACTTCAAGACGGGTGTCACCATAGAAGTGGAAGGTGAAGTCTATCAGGTAGTTGATTTCCAGCATGTCAAGCCAGGAAAAGGATCAGCTTTTGTGAGGTCCAGACTCAAGAATGTAAAAACCGGGCATGTGATCGAGAGAACCTTCAGGGCGGGGGAGAAGCTTCCGAGGGCCCATATAGATTACAGGGAGATGCAATATCTGTACAGTTCAGATGATGATTACTATTTTATGGATACAGCGACATACGAACAGATGACGCTGAACAAAGAAAAGCTGGGCGATGCTGTTAAGTATCTCAAGGAAAACATGGTACTCGGCATTCTCATGTATGAAGGCGCTCCTATAGGGGTTGAGCTTCCGAATTTCGTCGATCTCAAAGTAGTAGAAACTGATCCAGGCGTAAGGGGAGATACTGCGCAGGGAGGCTCAAAGCCAGCACGTCTCGAAACAGGAGCGGTTGTGCAGGTGCCACTTTTCATTAATACCGGGGACTTGATCCGGGTGGATACCAGGACGGACCAGTATCTCGAGAGACTCTAG
- a CDS encoding integration host factor, translating into MPLPVLTSEQKLLGLKKAQEMRSRRARIRECLKDGELSLQAILSAPYDDVISGMRVTYLLESLPGIGRVKTRRIMAEVGIHESRRIQGLGVRQREALLKRLAK; encoded by the coding sequence GTGCCGCTGCCGGTTTTGACTTCTGAGCAAAAGCTATTGGGTCTCAAAAAGGCTCAGGAGATGAGATCCAGAAGAGCCAGGATCCGAGAATGTCTCAAAGATGGCGAGCTTTCTCTACAGGCCATACTCAGTGCTCCCTATGATGATGTTATCTCAGGTATGCGAGTTACATACCTGCTCGAATCACTGCCCGGGATTGGAAGGGTGAAGACCCGTAGGATAATGGCTGAGGTCGGAATTCATGAATCCCGTCGAATCCAGGGCCTTGGGGTCAGGCAAAGAGAAGCCCTCCTGAAAAGACTGGCAAAGTAG
- the rpoZ gene encoding DNA-directed RNA polymerase subunit omega yields the protein MQGPTLDELIDRVGSRYALVVAAAKRARQLMSSPTRPFDEVMDKPVVRAINEIYDGKVRIEKPKPSIK from the coding sequence ATGCAGGGTCCTACGCTTGACGAACTCATTGACAGGGTAGGAAGCCGTTATGCCCTGGTGGTCGCGGCGGCAAAGCGTGCCCGGCAATTGATGAGCAGCCCAACCAGGCCATTCGACGAAGTCATGGACAAGCCTGTGGTCCGGGCTATCAATGAAATATATGATGGTAAAGTGAGGATCGAAAAACCAAAGCCATCTATTAAGTAA
- a CDS encoding YicC family protein: protein MLSSMTGYGSAHLSLKDRTIAVEVRSVNHRYLDICIKAPHELAPLEEKIRSEVARRVSRGHVEVFISISDAAGAPAIVRVNKALARAYLDAFRDLSAFLGRDDADLAVDALMSIPGIVSIEPETIDTEILWPAVKECLAQAIEIMIEMRMSEGKRLQEDIIHRIDRIEQVIKRIAERAPEVIGAYRVRIQQRMAELVRDTPLDEARMAMEVALFAERSNITEELVRSGSHLFELKKVLDLKEPVGRKMDFLLQELNREVNTIAAKSLDAPIAQLVVEVKAELEKMREQVQNIE, encoded by the coding sequence ATGCTTTCTAGTATGACGGGTTACGGTTCAGCTCATCTATCGCTCAAAGATCGGACTATCGCAGTGGAAGTGCGATCGGTGAATCACCGTTATCTAGACATATGTATAAAGGCTCCCCATGAACTTGCCCCTCTTGAAGAAAAGATCAGGTCCGAAGTAGCCCGTCGGGTTTCCCGCGGGCATGTGGAAGTCTTCATATCCATCTCGGATGCGGCTGGCGCCCCAGCAATTGTCAGGGTCAACAAGGCGTTGGCCCGAGCATACCTTGACGCCTTCAGAGACCTTTCCGCTTTCCTCGGGCGTGATGATGCTGACCTCGCCGTCGATGCCCTGATGTCGATTCCGGGCATTGTATCAATTGAACCGGAAACCATAGATACGGAAATCCTCTGGCCCGCTGTGAAGGAATGTCTTGCGCAGGCTATAGAGATTATGATAGAAATGAGAATGTCGGAGGGCAAGCGACTGCAGGAAGATATCATACATAGAATAGATAGGATCGAGCAAGTTATAAAGAGAATCGCGGAACGCGCGCCTGAGGTCATCGGGGCCTATCGTGTCAGAATACAGCAGCGAATGGCTGAGCTTGTCAGAGATACGCCATTAGATGAGGCTAGGATGGCGATGGAGGTCGCTCTTTTCGCGGAGAGGAGCAATATTACGGAAGAACTAGTTCGTTCGGGGAGCCATCTGTTTGAACTGAAGAAGGTCTTGGATCTAAAGGAGCCTGTCGGCAGGAAAATGGACTTCCTGCTCCAGGAGCTCAACCGTGAGGTCAATACCATCGCGGCAAAGTCCCTGGATGCGCCCATTGCCCAGCTAGTAGTCGAGGTGAAGGCTGAGCTTGAGAAGATGCGGGAGCAGGTACAGAATATCGAATAA
- a CDS encoding DUF370 domain-containing protein, whose translation MEIRLVNIGFGNIVAANRIIAIVSPESAPIKRIIQEARDRGMLIDATYGRRTRAVVLTDSNHVILSAVQPETVAHRLPSKDGDSG comes from the coding sequence ATGGAGATTAGACTCGTCAATATAGGTTTCGGCAACATTGTTGCAGCCAATAGAATTATAGCTATCGTAAGTCCAGAATCAGCCCCCATAAAGCGCATAATTCAGGAGGCGCGTGACCGCGGGATGTTGATTGACGCGACTTATGGCCGGCGAACCAGAGCCGTGGTTTTGACTGATTCCAATCATGTGATCCTCTCAGCTGTCCAACCGGAGACAGTGGCACACCGACTTCCTTCAAAGGATGGAGATTCGGGGTAG
- the coaBC gene encoding bifunctional phosphopantothenoylcysteine decarboxylase/phosphopantothenate--cysteine ligase CoaBC, which yields MNLEGKTILVGVTGGIAAYKTCEIVSHLRRSGASVRVVMTEAATRFVAPLTFRTLSGNPVAYDMFVEPDEWDVRHVSLAKAASLVLIAPATANLVGKLASGIADDLLTTTVMATRAPVLIVPAMNEAMYLNPIFQANKAKLEALGYFFMTPDTGHLACGDVGIGRMPDPDRILQEVEKVLSMGDRKDGILSGRTILVTAGPTREPIDPVRYISNRSSGKMGYALANASSEAGARVILVTGPVALPDPPGCQVVKVERAEEMHRAVLEYFGQSDCVVMAAAVADYTPADYAASKIKKTGGELTIRLSPTVDILRDLGARKKNQLLVGFAAETENVVEYAMRKLREKNLDIIVANDVSRRDSGFESDFNEVIMIFRDGSTISSGRMPKIYIARQIIAEIAKLLPEKEG from the coding sequence ATGAATCTAGAAGGCAAGACCATCCTGGTAGGGGTTACAGGGGGTATAGCAGCATATAAAACCTGTGAAATAGTGAGCCACCTTCGCAGATCTGGTGCAAGTGTCCGCGTGGTGATGACGGAGGCTGCCACTAGATTCGTGGCTCCGCTCACTTTCCGCACCTTGTCTGGGAATCCTGTGGCGTATGATATGTTTGTGGAGCCGGATGAATGGGATGTGAGGCATGTCTCCCTAGCTAAGGCTGCCTCTCTAGTCCTGATAGCGCCGGCCACAGCTAATCTGGTGGGCAAACTGGCATCGGGCATTGCGGATGACCTGCTGACGACTACGGTAATGGCTACCCGTGCCCCTGTGCTGATCGTTCCCGCCATGAATGAGGCCATGTATCTCAACCCCATTTTCCAGGCTAACAAGGCTAAGCTGGAGGCCTTGGGGTATTTCTTCATGACGCCAGATACAGGCCATCTTGCTTGCGGGGATGTCGGGATCGGGCGTATGCCCGATCCCGACAGAATATTACAAGAGGTCGAGAAAGTTCTCAGCATGGGCGACCGGAAAGATGGGATTCTCTCTGGACGGACCATCCTTGTGACGGCCGGGCCAACAAGAGAACCCATAGATCCTGTGAGATACATAAGCAATCGTTCTTCCGGAAAGATGGGATATGCCCTGGCGAACGCATCTTCTGAGGCTGGAGCACGTGTGATCTTGGTGACGGGTCCTGTCGCGCTTCCTGATCCTCCTGGATGTCAGGTCGTAAAGGTGGAGCGCGCCGAGGAAATGCATAGAGCAGTCTTGGAATACTTTGGGCAGAGTGATTGTGTGGTAATGGCAGCGGCGGTTGCAGACTACACTCCGGCAGATTATGCTGCCAGTAAAATCAAGAAGACCGGAGGAGAGCTCACCATAAGGCTTTCCCCCACCGTTGACATCCTTCGAGATCTTGGGGCTAGGAAAAAGAATCAATTGCTGGTGGGCTTTGCCGCAGAAACTGAAAATGTCGTGGAATATGCCATGAGAAAACTGAGGGAGAAGAACCTTGACATCATAGTGGCAAATGATGTCAGTCGGCGAGATTCGGGTTTTGAGTCTGATTTCAACGAAGTAATTATGATTTTCCGTGACGGAAGCACAATTTCCAGCGGCAGAATGCCGAAGATATATATCGCCCGGCAGATCATAGCTGAAATTGCAAAGCTCCTTCCTGAGAAAGAAGGTTAG